The following are encoded in a window of Haloarcula hispanica ATCC 33960 genomic DNA:
- a CDS encoding 2-phosphosulfolactate phosphatase, with translation MSLITGNSLESKLLETIILGRAKIPDDPDPGNYVVVDVAQFSTTVPELFANGAEYIYITEERGNEPAFKAEHPDAKIGGSSGPDYRGEEGYDFFNSPSFVQDIDVAGRPTAMTSTNGGNAVTDIRLAGGDDVDIYVGGLTNGKAVADYLADSDRKTYFVAAGSRGKPSPEDLVGALYIARQLHGKPLTPEQRDIYREVVQFGKGPKYEEKPQIKRTDLYEYTLAFDSRDVVPKLDGQRLYDVSGETEI, from the coding sequence ATGAGCCTGATTACGGGGAACTCGCTCGAATCGAAACTGCTGGAGACGATTATTCTCGGCCGAGCAAAGATTCCGGACGATCCCGATCCAGGGAACTATGTCGTCGTCGACGTGGCGCAGTTCTCGACGACGGTCCCGGAACTGTTTGCGAATGGCGCGGAGTACATCTACATTACCGAGGAACGGGGGAACGAACCAGCATTCAAGGCTGAACATCCAGACGCGAAAATCGGCGGGAGTTCCGGCCCGGACTATCGGGGCGAGGAGGGATACGACTTCTTTAATTCACCGAGCTTCGTTCAGGATATTGACGTCGCCGGTCGGCCGACTGCGATGACTTCGACCAACGGTGGGAACGCGGTCACGGATATCCGCTTAGCAGGCGGTGACGACGTCGATATCTACGTTGGTGGGTTGACTAACGGGAAAGCGGTCGCCGACTATCTCGCAGACAGCGACCGCAAGACGTATTTCGTTGCTGCCGGCTCGAGAGGGAAACCCTCGCCTGAGGACCTCGTTGGCGCGCTGTATATTGCTCGGCAACTGCACGGGAAGCCACTGACACCGGAGCAACGCGATATCTATCGGGAAGTCGTTCAGTTCGGGAAGGGGCCGAAGTACGAGGAGAAACCACAGATCAAGCGTACGGACCTCTACGAGTACACACTCGCGTTCGACAGCCGTGACGTCGTTCCGAAACTGGACGGGCAACGACTCTATGACGTGAGTGGCGAGACCGAGATCTGA
- a CDS encoding DUF3592 domain-containing protein, producing MANDSGLRVTGPDTLGGAVLYLVVGIAIASYGGFDYVQQTEAVRNSVEVDANITELGIETDSGTASNPGVKYEPNVEFEYTYNGTTYTGTKLYPANIERNYERRSAAESAIESYEQGTQTTAYVSPDEPGDAFLKNKTSNAPIIAIGLGGLFTLFAAFSAVKKL from the coding sequence ATGGCCAACGATTCAGGGCTTCGTGTTACTGGTCCAGATACTCTGGGTGGCGCAGTACTGTATCTCGTTGTCGGTATCGCTATCGCTAGCTACGGGGGATTCGATTACGTTCAGCAGACTGAAGCAGTTCGAAACTCGGTTGAAGTGGACGCGAACATTACGGAACTCGGTATCGAAACGGATAGCGGAACAGCGTCAAATCCGGGCGTAAAGTACGAACCGAACGTCGAATTTGAATACACCTATAATGGAACGACATACACCGGGACAAAACTATACCCAGCGAATATTGAGCGGAACTATGAGAGACGGTCAGCAGCCGAATCAGCGATCGAATCCTACGAACAGGGGACACAGACAACTGCATACGTGTCTCCAGACGAGCCAGGAGATGCGTTTTTGAAAAACAAAACGTCGAACGCACCGATCATCGCTATTGGACTTGGCGGATTATTCACCCTCTTTGCAGCCTTCTCTGCCGTGAAGAAGCTCTGA
- a CDS encoding tubulin/FtsZ family protein, with the protein MRVAAVGIGGAGGRIVERLWQDNERRETTYLGAACAVDTDTEALDELDALPDDRRHAFGLSETNGAGTNGDRTNGTAAIEDERLEVRRPIDQLVTSDIDALVLVAGLAGGTGSGATAHIADALREIYTIPVYCLSVLPAGRDDEAAANTIQALRALEPTVDGQILFDNEAWLGSGQTVETAAETLNETVVTRLGALFAAGEATASDAVGQSVVDASEIINTLSDSGFTTLGYASQDLQADDGGSDETVIDQLKNRFLGDNSDDVDEIEAYNAVETTLRRAVRGKLTAQCELDSVDRALAVFAGPPAWLIRDAVTDGRRWLTEELQSPEVRSGDMPTPDRDTLSVLVVLSGVTELPRLVELKTLVDESQ; encoded by the coding sequence ATGCGAGTCGCGGCAGTCGGAATCGGTGGTGCCGGGGGACGGATCGTCGAGCGGCTGTGGCAGGACAACGAACGCCGCGAGACGACGTATCTCGGCGCGGCCTGCGCCGTCGATACGGACACCGAAGCGCTCGACGAACTCGACGCACTTCCGGACGACCGGCGGCATGCCTTCGGGCTCTCCGAAACAAACGGGGCCGGAACGAACGGGGACCGGACGAACGGTACTGCCGCCATCGAAGACGAACGGCTCGAAGTGCGCCGGCCGATAGACCAACTGGTAACGAGCGATATCGACGCTCTCGTCCTCGTGGCCGGGCTTGCGGGCGGGACGGGCAGTGGCGCTACGGCCCACATTGCCGACGCGCTCAGAGAGATTTACACGATCCCGGTCTACTGCCTGTCGGTGTTACCCGCCGGCAGGGACGACGAAGCAGCCGCCAACACCATCCAAGCACTCCGGGCGCTGGAACCGACCGTCGACGGGCAGATACTGTTCGACAACGAAGCGTGGCTCGGAAGCGGACAGACGGTCGAGACGGCCGCCGAGACGCTGAACGAGACTGTCGTGACACGGCTGGGTGCACTATTCGCAGCGGGTGAGGCGACGGCATCCGACGCAGTCGGCCAGAGCGTCGTCGACGCCAGCGAAATAATCAACACCCTCTCGGATTCGGGTTTCACTACGCTTGGCTACGCCAGTCAGGACCTGCAAGCGGACGATGGCGGCAGTGACGAGACAGTCATAGACCAGCTCAAGAACCGTTTTCTCGGCGACAACTCGGACGACGTCGACGAAATCGAGGCATACAACGCCGTCGAGACGACACTTCGCCGCGCTGTACGCGGCAAACTGACGGCCCAGTGCGAGCTGGATTCGGTCGACAGAGCCCTGGCCGTGTTTGCCGGGCCGCCCGCGTGGTTGATCCGGGATGCCGTTACCGACGGGCGGCGATGGCTCACGGAGGAACTGCAGTCACCGGAGGTACGGAGCGGCGATATGCCGACGCCGGACCGGGACACGTTGTCGGTTCTGGTCGTACTCAGCGGCGTCACAGAACTGCCGCGGCTGGTGGAACTCAAAACGCTGGTCGACGAATCACAATGA
- a CDS encoding histidinol-phosphatase HisJ family protein — protein sequence MRTDIHTHTTYSDGSDLDAMITAAEQAGLSALGLTDHCIVTEDDFGRRAKYDLVETYQQRREDIRAARDTTALQLYDAAEVSYVEGTEACIASFLDTADFAYTIGSVHFADQYDYTSRTQYVTASATQRRRAVERYYDAVVALIESELFDVVGHLDLPERIPTLRRHTTRADYDRVARALADSETVPEVNAGRVHRSLGRVHPDPAMLDLFTEYGIQFVLGSDSHTPAELSQRVPELRTLTETLDRSPVAAVLRDNQQYRDF from the coding sequence ATGCGGACCGATATCCACACGCACACCACGTACTCGGATGGGTCGGATCTCGACGCAATGATTACCGCGGCCGAACAGGCTGGCTTGTCTGCACTCGGGCTGACTGATCACTGTATCGTCACTGAAGACGACTTCGGGCGACGTGCGAAATACGACCTCGTCGAAACGTATCAACAGCGCCGGGAGGACATTCGTGCTGCCAGAGACACGACTGCCCTCCAACTGTACGATGCTGCCGAAGTAAGCTACGTCGAAGGCACCGAGGCGTGTATTGCGTCGTTTCTCGACACCGCCGACTTCGCATACACTATCGGGAGCGTCCACTTCGCCGACCAGTACGACTACACCAGTAGGACACAATACGTTACTGCGTCCGCAACGCAACGCCGGCGGGCCGTCGAGCGGTACTACGATGCGGTCGTTGCGCTCATCGAATCTGAACTCTTCGACGTAGTCGGGCACCTCGACCTCCCAGAACGCATTCCAACGTTGCGACGGCACACAACTCGAGCGGATTACGACCGGGTCGCACGAGCGCTTGCTGACTCCGAGACAGTGCCTGAGGTAAACGCCGGCCGCGTCCATCGCTCGCTCGGCCGGGTACATCCCGACCCAGCGATGCTAGATCTGTTTACCGAGTATGGAATCCAGTTCGTCCTCGGATCGGACAGCCACACGCCTGCAGAACTCTCGCAGCGAGTCCCCGAACTACGAACACTGACTGAAACACTAGACCGGTCACCTGTTGCTGCTGTACTACGCGACAATCAACAGTACCGTGATTTTTGA
- a CDS encoding energy-coupling factor transporter transmembrane component T family protein, which translates to MTTLDALRDATSVEAIKADLLRTAYENEGSFLHRLDPRVLLLWYVVFLFVPWLFYDTTILLGLLAFVSVLAVLSRVSLFLVGLMAFTVATTLGSYAVVTVFTGDPVAAIRALVPYTLKLTIISVSSLAVFSSMGPKTLSQGLRSLGIPRQFTFLITYGYRMLPVLFEEYHDLVNSFRLRSTAPDSPGRFRWRHYVYLLKLSVRAFYPMIFNVAKRSRVTVEAMEARGFSHSLADEASTELRLADMQIRPVDVGFFAGSLLVVTGLALLL; encoded by the coding sequence ATGACGACACTCGATGCGCTTCGTGATGCCACGTCCGTCGAGGCGATCAAGGCTGACTTGCTTCGGACGGCCTACGAGAACGAGGGTTCGTTCCTCCACCGCTTGGACCCCAGAGTCCTGTTACTCTGGTACGTCGTCTTCCTGTTCGTCCCATGGCTGTTCTACGACACAACCATCCTTCTCGGACTGCTAGCGTTCGTGTCGGTGCTCGCAGTACTTTCACGGGTCAGCCTGTTCCTCGTCGGACTGATGGCGTTTACCGTGGCAACGACGTTAGGATCGTACGCTGTCGTGACTGTCTTTACGGGTGATCCCGTTGCGGCGATTCGAGCGTTAGTTCCGTACACGCTGAAGTTAACGATTATCTCCGTGTCGAGTTTGGCGGTGTTCTCGAGCATGGGTCCGAAGACCCTCTCTCAGGGTCTCAGAAGTCTCGGGATTCCACGACAGTTCACGTTCCTCATCACGTACGGCTACCGGATGCTCCCAGTGTTGTTTGAGGAGTACCACGATCTGGTGAACTCGTTCCGGTTACGGAGTACGGCTCCCGACTCACCCGGGCGATTCCGCTGGCGGCACTACGTCTACCTGCTGAAGCTATCGGTGCGTGCGTTCTATCCGATGATCTTCAACGTGGCAAAGCGAAGTCGCGTCACCGTCGAGGCCATGGAAGCCCGGGGATTCTCGCACTCACTAGCCGACGAGGCGAGTACGGAACTTCGGCTGGCGGACATGCAGATTCGACCCGTCGATGTCGGGTTCTTCGCCGGTTCTCTGCTCGTCGTTACCGGACTCGCGCTTCTTCTGTGA
- a CDS encoding ABC transporter ATP-binding protein, with product MMTATHDSQIAVDELQFRYPGADEAVLTGAELTIEPGEFVAIIGGNGSGKTTLCKSFNGIIPHFYEGDMRGQVTVAGHDVSESSVAELSQHVGYVFQEFDNQLVSPTVFEEVAFAPMNYGHEDYRERVHRTLDLLDLSGLEDRFVWELSGGQKHLVALAAALSLDPDILVVDEPAAQLDPVNARETYDRLATLNETHGKTVVTIEHQTEFIAEYCDSVVLVEDGIVRWKLPVETALNQLEDLRGQDVHPPQVTRIAERVLDDARPLPVTLADGLDLFTDYGDTTVARTDGPPEVNRKGKPVISFNNVSQSYDTLRSGTKDVLDTLSLEVYPDERVVLVGSNGAGKSTLMQLVTGLETPDEGTVTVGGTDTEDVLPEQLAEEVVYVKQNPEEMFIDDTVRADVAHYLDDRGYPNVEQRVDEVIEFLDLEDLQSRDGRLLSVGQQRRASLAIGLATNPSIILLDEPTGSLDLASREEVGRTIDRAGDRVETVVIATHDLELAASWATRVVVLDDGDIIADGPPSDVFADLAALERANLHPPQVVRLGTELGLSPAPLTVEAFTDRLNTASPPDETSKPTVEEQ from the coding sequence ATGATGACAGCGACACACGACTCTCAAATTGCCGTTGACGAACTGCAGTTCCGGTATCCCGGTGCTGACGAAGCTGTGTTGACCGGCGCGGAGCTGACGATAGAGCCCGGCGAGTTCGTCGCCATCATCGGTGGGAACGGTTCCGGCAAGACGACGCTGTGTAAGTCGTTTAACGGAATCATCCCGCATTTTTACGAGGGTGATATGCGAGGCCAAGTTACCGTCGCTGGACACGATGTCTCCGAGAGCTCTGTTGCAGAGCTCTCACAGCACGTCGGCTACGTGTTCCAGGAGTTCGATAACCAGCTCGTCAGTCCGACTGTATTCGAGGAAGTCGCTTTCGCCCCGATGAACTATGGACACGAGGACTACCGCGAACGAGTCCACCGGACACTAGATCTGCTCGATTTGAGCGGGCTGGAAGACCGCTTCGTCTGGGAACTCTCCGGCGGGCAAAAACACTTGGTTGCGCTGGCGGCAGCGTTATCGCTAGACCCAGACATCCTCGTCGTCGACGAACCGGCGGCACAACTGGACCCAGTCAACGCTCGGGAGACCTACGACCGTCTCGCCACGCTCAACGAAACCCACGGGAAAACCGTGGTCACTATCGAACATCAGACAGAGTTCATCGCCGAATACTGCGATAGCGTCGTCCTCGTCGAGGACGGTATTGTCCGTTGGAAATTACCGGTCGAGACGGCCCTCAATCAGCTGGAAGACCTCAGAGGACAGGATGTCCATCCCCCACAGGTCACGCGGATCGCCGAGCGCGTCCTCGATGATGCTCGCCCGCTCCCGGTGACGCTCGCGGACGGCCTCGATCTATTCACCGATTACGGCGACACCACTGTGGCTCGAACTGACGGACCACCGGAGGTGAACCGGAAAGGGAAGCCTGTCATCTCCTTCAATAACGTCTCGCAGTCGTACGATACACTCCGAAGCGGGACAAAAGACGTTCTCGATACCCTCTCACTGGAGGTCTACCCAGACGAGCGGGTCGTCCTCGTCGGCAGCAACGGCGCTGGGAAATCCACGCTCATGCAACTGGTGACTGGCTTGGAGACGCCCGACGAAGGGACGGTCACCGTCGGCGGAACAGACACCGAAGACGTCCTCCCAGAGCAACTGGCCGAGGAGGTCGTCTACGTCAAGCAGAACCCCGAAGAGATGTTTATCGACGATACTGTCCGGGCTGATGTCGCTCACTATCTCGATGATAGGGGCTACCCGAACGTCGAGCAGCGAGTCGACGAGGTGATCGAATTCCTCGACTTGGAAGATCTGCAGTCCCGGGACGGCCGCCTGCTCAGCGTCGGCCAACAGCGCCGGGCGTCACTGGCTATCGGGCTTGCGACGAACCCGTCGATTATCCTGCTCGACGAACCAACCGGCAGTCTCGACCTCGCGAGTCGCGAGGAGGTCGGTCGAACCATCGACCGGGCGGGCGACCGTGTCGAGACGGTCGTGATTGCGACACACGACCTCGAGCTCGCGGCATCGTGGGCGACTCGTGTCGTCGTGCTCGACGACGGTGACATCATCGCTGACGGCCCGCCGAGTGACGTGTTTGCTGACCTTGCCGCTCTCGAACGAGCGAACCTTCACCCACCGCAAGTGGTCCGCCTGGGGACAGAACTCGGTCTCAGTCCCGCACCGCTCACAGTCGAGGCGTTCACGGACCGACTGAACACGGCAAGTCCGCCGGACGAGACATCGAAACCGACCGTGGAGGAGCAGTGA
- a CDS encoding bifunctional metallophosphatase/5'-nucleotidase, translating to MSIRLLHYSDIENACDDPVRMGRLAGTIQSIRGEDTVVAGTGDNTAPGVLAHYYEGHQAMPFFRAVSTDVETVGNHDFDFGTAPILDVVSKSPQEWVVANVYEGESDRGAPFAGLDGTTVLHRDGRRVGFVGVVDPATPRIASGASELNVTNPVESVRKAVSELGNSVDHFVVLAHLRDDVETDVAAVQGVDAVLGGHVHRERHEAVDGTLVVRPGANGQVVWEVELFDGDRSPIATRHSTSEGPIDESVADMTRERLADVGLLETVATVDDPIHRGLDERTRGESRVGNLVADAYRWAADTDVSFVHNGGLRTGRPLSGEVTAGEVASVHPFGGTVEVLGVSGEQLRTLLQAAFRPHREDGRLWHGDVSGMTVEYDSEAGRLIGVAVNGQSLEAGREYRLATNSYVVYSDDWPIPHEATIDSFGLPFETVADYAREEGITVRVGGRLQDC from the coding sequence ATGTCGATCCGGTTGCTCCACTACTCAGACATTGAGAACGCTTGCGACGACCCCGTGCGGATGGGTCGGCTTGCCGGAACGATCCAGTCAATCCGCGGGGAGGATACTGTAGTCGCTGGCACCGGCGACAACACTGCACCGGGTGTCCTCGCCCATTACTACGAGGGGCATCAAGCGATGCCGTTTTTCCGGGCAGTGAGTACCGACGTCGAGACGGTAGGGAACCACGATTTCGACTTCGGGACTGCTCCCATTCTGGACGTGGTCTCGAAGAGTCCACAGGAGTGGGTCGTCGCGAACGTTTACGAAGGCGAGAGTGATCGTGGCGCTCCCTTCGCCGGATTAGACGGGACGACAGTCTTGCATCGAGATGGCCGGCGAGTCGGATTCGTCGGCGTAGTCGATCCCGCGACTCCCCGGATTGCTTCCGGCGCGTCAGAGCTGAACGTGACCAATCCTGTCGAGAGCGTGCGGAAAGCGGTCAGCGAACTCGGCAACAGTGTCGATCATTTCGTCGTCCTCGCACACTTGCGAGACGACGTAGAGACCGACGTTGCGGCCGTTCAGGGCGTCGACGCGGTCCTCGGCGGCCACGTCCACAGGGAGCGCCACGAGGCTGTCGACGGAACACTGGTTGTCCGCCCCGGAGCGAACGGGCAGGTGGTCTGGGAAGTCGAACTCTTCGACGGGGACCGCTCGCCGATTGCCACCCGTCATTCGACATCCGAGGGACCTATCGACGAGTCCGTGGCCGACATGACCCGCGAACGGCTGGCCGATGTCGGTCTGCTGGAGACTGTTGCCACTGTCGACGATCCGATCCATCGAGGCCTCGACGAGCGAACCCGCGGCGAGAGCCGCGTTGGCAACCTCGTGGCTGACGCCTATCGCTGGGCGGCCGATACTGACGTCAGCTTCGTCCACAATGGCGGCCTTCGAACGGGGCGACCCCTGTCCGGCGAGGTCACTGCTGGCGAGGTGGCCAGCGTACACCCCTTCGGCGGTACGGTAGAAGTCCTCGGCGTCTCCGGTGAACAACTACGAACCCTCTTGCAGGCGGCCTTCCGTCCCCACCGCGAGGACGGACGGCTCTGGCACGGCGACGTCAGCGGGATGACAGTCGAGTACGATTCCGAGGCTGGACGGCTAATCGGTGTGGCTGTCAACGGCCAGAGTCTCGAAGCCGGTCGAGAGTACAGACTTGCCACCAACTCCTACGTCGTCTACAGCGATGACTGGCCGATTCCACACGAGGCAACCATCGACTCGTTCGGTCTCCCGTTCGAGACCGTCGCAGACTACGCTCGCGAAGAGGGCATCACTGTCCGGGTGGGTGGCCGACTCCAGGACTGCTGA
- a CDS encoding acetamidase/formamidase family protein: MTRTVISYEDGHVYEFAPNMEPLYTAADGESLTFETIDSLNKAVQSDADLLDAIPEEVNAATGPVAVEGATPGDVLKVEIEDVRVTEDLGRVITAPGFGLLQDHEDIEHPATRVTEITDDGEALSFKDIEVPVDPVIGTIGVATSEESMSTLTPHDHGGNLDTTDMTTGTTAYFPVFQDGAMLAMGDSKAAMADGEMCGTGAEIGTEIDVTVSVISDAAVDLERPLVDTGDAWKTIASAETMEDAVKTANEDLIGLLAAEHEYTLTDAYLFSSLVGGLEISQVVDPLVTVRNSIPREYLPDPF, encoded by the coding sequence ATGACACGGACTGTCATATCATACGAAGACGGCCACGTCTACGAGTTCGCCCCGAATATGGAACCGCTGTATACGGCTGCAGACGGGGAATCGCTCACATTCGAAACCATCGATAGCCTGAACAAAGCCGTTCAATCAGACGCTGATCTGCTGGATGCGATCCCTGAAGAAGTGAATGCGGCTACAGGGCCGGTTGCTGTCGAGGGAGCTACACCCGGCGACGTCCTCAAGGTTGAGATCGAAGACGTCCGAGTCACCGAGGATCTGGGTCGCGTAATTACGGCACCGGGGTTTGGACTCCTCCAGGATCACGAGGACATCGAACACCCAGCGACGCGCGTGACGGAGATAACCGACGACGGGGAGGCACTCTCGTTCAAGGATATAGAGGTACCAGTCGATCCCGTCATCGGGACCATTGGCGTGGCAACGTCCGAGGAATCGATGTCGACTCTGACGCCACACGACCACGGCGGAAATCTCGATACCACGGATATGACCACCGGGACGACGGCCTACTTTCCGGTGTTCCAGGACGGTGCGATGTTAGCGATGGGTGACTCGAAGGCCGCGATGGCAGACGGTGAAATGTGTGGCACTGGTGCCGAAATCGGAACCGAGATCGACGTCACCGTCTCAGTAATCTCGGATGCCGCTGTCGACCTTGAGCGCCCACTCGTCGACACCGGTGACGCGTGGAAGACGATTGCAAGTGCCGAAACGATGGAAGATGCGGTCAAGACGGCAAACGAGGACCTCATCGGATTGCTCGCTGCCGAACACGAGTACACGCTGACCGACGCCTACCTCTTTTCGAGCCTCGTTGGCGGCCTCGAAATCAGCCAAGTCGTCGACCCACTCGTTACTGTGCGGAACTCCATTCCGCGCGAATACCTCCCAGATCCATTCTAA